A genomic segment from Hallerella porci encodes:
- a CDS encoding Sec-independent protein translocase subunit TatA/TatB, whose amino-acid sequence MSLGIPEIILIAVVVLLLFGAKRIPELARSLGKAKYEYKKAKDALEKEAADLEKTVDKAGESAAKDSAKVDTNDSTKSA is encoded by the coding sequence ATGTCGCTTGGAATTCCAGAAATCATTTTAATCGCAGTCGTCGTGTTACTGCTCTTTGGAGCAAAACGCATTCCAGAACTTGCGCGTTCGCTTGGCAAAGCCAAATACGAATACAAAAAGGCAAAGGATGCGCTTGAAAAAGAAGCTGCCGACTTAGAAAAAACTGTCGACAAAGCGGGCGAATCGGCAGCAAAAGATTCAGCAAAAGTTGACACAAACGATTCCACAAAGAGTGCCTAA